In Strigops habroptila isolate Jane chromosome 6, bStrHab1.2.pri, whole genome shotgun sequence, a single genomic region encodes these proteins:
- the GPR63 gene encoding probable G-protein coupled receptor 63 — protein MVFSAMLTLAHSGTSNATFIVYENTYTNFTTPQFLLRSGTTQPSRYSSGAVLTTERSTFLVNTTAILPSQEVFRSLSLPLQIILSAAMIFILLVSFLGNFVVCLMVYQKAAMRSAINILLASLAFADMLLAVLNMPFALITIITTQWIFGDIFCRVSAMFFWLFVIEGVAILLIISIDRFLIIVQRQDKLNPYRAKILIVISWAASFIVAFPLSVGNPNLQIPSRAPQCVFGYSTSPGYRAYVIVILLISFFIPFLVMLYSFMGILNTVRHNAVRIHSHPDSICLSQASKLGLMSLQRPFQMNIDMSFKTRAFTTILILFLVFIVCWAPFTTYSLIATFNSHFYYKHNFFEISTWLLWLCYLKSALNPLIYYWRIKKFHDACLDLMPKYFKFLPQIPGHTRRRIRPSAIYVCGEHRSVV, from the coding sequence ATGGTTTTCTCAGCAATGTTGACGCTGGCCCACTCTGGGACCTCAAACGCTACTTTTATTGTTTATGAAAATACCTATACGAATTTTACCACTCCACAGTTCTTGCTTCGTAGTGGCACAACACAGCCGTCGAGATACAGTTCAGGTGCCGTGCTCACCACTGAGAGAAGTACTTTTCTGGTAAATACTACAGCTATCCTGCCATCACAAGAAGTTTTCAGGAGCTTGAGTTTGCCACTCCAGATCATTCTTTCTGCTGCTATGATATTTATCCTATTGGTTTCTTTCCTTGGAAACTTTGTTGTTTGCCTCATGGTCTACCAGAAGGCAGCTATGAGATCTGCAATTAACATTCTCTTAGCAAGTCTGGCTTTTGCAGAcatgctgctggcagtgctgaaCATGCCTTTTGCTCTGATAACAATCATTACCACTCAGTGGATTTTTGGGGATATATTCTGCAGAGTCTCTGCCATGttcttttggctttttgtcATAGAGGGGGTAGCCATTCTTCTTATTATTAGTATTGACCGATTTCTTATCATAGTTCAGAGGCAAGATAAACTGAACCCTTACCGTGCAAAGATTCTCATTGTGATTTCCTGGGCAGCATcttttattgttgcttttccGTTATCAGTAGGGAATCCTAATTTGCAGATACCCTCAAGAGCACCTCAGTGTGTCTTTGGCTACTCGACAAGCCCAGGTTACCGAGCCTACGTGATAGTTATCTtgctaatttctttttttattccattcctGGTAATGCTGTATTCTTTTATGGGCATACTCAACACCGTCCGCCACAATGCAGTTCGTATCCATAGCCACCCTGATAGCATATGCCTCAGCCAGGCCAGCAAACTTGGTCTCATGAGCTTACAGAGACCTTTTCAGATGAATATTGATATGAGCTTTAAAACTCGTGCCTTCACAACCATCTTGATTTTGTTCCTTGTCTTCATAGTCTGTTGGGCGCCCTTTACCACTTACAGCCTTATAGCCACATTCAACAGCCACTTCTACTACAAGCACAACTTCTTTGAGATAAGCACTTGGCTCCTTTGGCTCTGCTACCTCAAGTCTGCACTGAACCCACTGATATACTACTGGAGGATTAAGAAGTTTCATGATGCATGCTTGGACCTGATGCCCAAATACTTCAAGTTTTTGCCACAGATACCTGGCCATACAAGGCGGCGCATTCGACCGAGTGCCATCTATGTGTGTGGGGAGCATCGGTCGGTAGTGTGA